AACGCTCCAATTTGTCCTGTTCCAGTGAATAGTAAATCCACTTCCCATCCCTGCGGTCTTTCACTAGACCGGCTTCTTTCAGTATTCTCAAATGGTGGGAAACAGCAGGCTGGGACATCTGTAAAAATTCCATTAACTCGCACACACACATCTCCTGTTCAAAAAGCAACTGAATGATTTGGCAACGTGGTTCCTCCGACAGCGCCTTAAAAAATAAGGATAGTTCCTGACATAAACTTTTATTTATTTCCTGTGGCATATGCCTTCCCTCCTTCTGAGGCATACTGCAGCAGTATTTTTATATTTTATGAAAAACGCTAACAGGTTACACTGTTAGCGTCAGCTTGTAGA
This region of Zhaonella formicivorans genomic DNA includes:
- a CDS encoding ArsR/SmtB family transcription factor, whose product is MPQEINKSLCQELSLFFKALSEEPRCQIIQLLFEQEMCVCELMEFLQMSQPAVSHHLRILKEAGLVKDRRDGKWIYYSLEQDKLERFNSIYTHAIGLPLQNFIKQRPKQRADFPLCKHLEQRAEKNCQR